TCCTTTTTCATAGCTAAAGCCTGAAGATCAGCTCTAACGATTGTGAGGTTATCGTTAATCTTTGTTAAGATCGATTTATCTATGTTTGGTAAAGAGATCTCCAAACTCCTTAAGGATTCGAGAGCTTTCTCAAATGCTAGCAAACTTCCCGGTGAAAGACCTACCTTCTGGAGTTCACTTTTTAGGCTTTCAATTTCGCTTATAAATTTTTCTATTTCGCTTTTTACCTGAGCTATACTATTTTCTGTAATCTGAGAAAGCAGATTTTTAACTTCACTTTGTAAACTCTGTAACTTAGTAGAAAAGTTTGACAATTTCTTTTCAAGCATAAGTTTTAACTCAGCAGAATCGTCTTTATTTTCTTGTCCTTTACAGGAGAACTTACCAATAAAAAAACCTATTATCATACCAAGAACACCAAAACTAACAGCTACTCCGAGAGTAACTACCCCCAAATCCATTTTATCCTCCATTTTGTAATTCTAAAGAAAGTATATCGTAAATTCTACTTATTGGTAAACCCATAACATTAAAGAAATCTCCTTCTATTCTTTCTATAAAAATTGCCCCTATTCCCTGAATTCCGTAAGCACCTGCTTTATCAAGAGGTTCTTTTGTTGAGACATACCACTCTATTTCAGAAGTTGTAAGTCTTTTAAATTTAACTTTACTTTCCTCAAAAGATGCTAAAAGCTTTCCATTTGGAAAAAGAATCGCAAATCCAGTATAAACTGTATGCCACCTTCCAGAAA
This window of the Desulfurobacteriaceae bacterium genome carries:
- a CDS encoding Maf family protein, producing the protein MKILLASSSPRRREILSMVGFDFRVVKAKTEEVILHFPVETAVENAKRKVLSVKEDLKKNEVGLAADTIVVLDGKILGKPKNEEEAVKFLKLLSGRWHTVYTGFAILFPNGKLLASFEESKVKFKRLTTSEIEWYVSTKEPLDKAGAYGIQGIGAIFIERIEGDFFNVMGLPISRIYDILSLELQNGG